DNA from Triplophysa dalaica isolate WHDGS20190420 chromosome 21, ASM1584641v1, whole genome shotgun sequence:
TAatttgaagcagcggatgcggTTGACATTTTAGCTCATCTGCGCATCTCTACTTTGCACAATGCATCAACATCAACTTTTGAATGTGGCATGTACCAGCTACAGATGCCTTCACTGTCCTTCAGACAGACGTAATCCAGAGACTGAGGAGAGTTGGTTTCCCACTTACATTCATTCTCAGATTGGGGACAACATGGACTGTCAGAACACGTAGAGATCTGTGGAGAGGACAGTTTGACATGAGTTTGAGGTGACATACAGTTTGACATTGACatgagttttgttttgtttaaggaacagttcaccaagactatatatatattcatttatgttttattcatcctcatgtttcTCCAAGAGATGCAGaaacaatgatgacagaaatgttatcTTTGGGTAAACTTTCtgttttaataaagcaaaatatacTCTCTTTAATGGAGGTTTGCATGGCAGAGGTAGGCAAATTATTGCAACTATGCAATTTTGGTAGAAAATTGTGAACACCAGAGTAAATTTTGCAATGTTTTGCATGTTGTATATCATTACCGTGCAGTTACAGCCCATCATATACATTTGTGAGAAGTTTTCTTGTTCCGTTAAGGAGAGATGATCCCATTGCTTGACAATGTCACACATCATCACTTCGATCCCATCTCTTAACCGGTTTCcttgaaaaagaagaaaaaagaaggaaagaaggaaagaaattGGAAATGGGAAATTCGCGGtgaagtttttttctgtttgacaTATTCAGCATTTGACAACTTTTGATATCATAAATTATGCACAGTGAGTAAATTAatcaaatgagaaaaatagagggcgtggcttgtgttttCCAATGAAGATGTGGATCTAAAAAAGCAGTTGcttttaattttgaaatagaacttgcagcagactgacaggtAAAGAGGATGTCTTGCCAATGATGTCAGAGAAGAATTAGTAAATTGAGtaaattttcagattttcattAAAGATTTTTAgggtaaattcatttttaaaaagaatgacCCACGTAgataaagcatttataatgaACACTGGGATTTTCAACTAGTTGGCACTGCGCAGTTGCAAAAGTGCTCAAGATGTTGTCGACTTGGGATATGGCTTCTTTATTTTGCTGCACCATTGCTATGGTGCTTTAAATAGTTGTTATAGTGCGTGGCTAAACAGAAACCATTGTGATACGTACAAACTGGTTTGTCAACCaaatta
Protein-coding regions in this window:
- the LOC130410077 gene encoding metalloproteinase inhibitor 3-like, which gives rise to MMGVTLLGVVLIFLSVGLNIQTAESCRCLQRHSQDQFCTSEMVILADVTGKGGSVRNLFRYKITAIQVLKGSNNVSRIQYVYTDPQSSCGITLDQGRYVLTGNRLRDGIEVMMCDIVKQWDHLSLTEQENFSQMYMMGCNCTISTCSDSPCCPQSENECKWETNSPQSLDYVCLKDSEGICSWYMPHSKVDVDALCKVEMRR